From Callospermophilus lateralis isolate mCalLat2 chromosome 5, mCalLat2.hap1, whole genome shotgun sequence, a single genomic window includes:
- the Cdo1 gene encoding cysteine dioxygenase type 1, producing MEQTEVLKPRTLNDLIRILHQLFAGDEVNVEEVQAVLEAYESDPAEWAMYAKFDQYRYTRNLVDQGNGKFNLMILCWGEGHGSSIHDHTDSHCFLKLLQGNLKETLFAWPDKKSNEMIKKSERTLRENQCAYINDSIGLHRVENISHTEPAVSLHLYSPPFDTCHAFDQRTGHKNKVTMTFHSKFGIRTPFPTSGSLENN from the exons ATGGAACAGACTGAGGTGCTGAAGCCCCGGACCCTGAACGATCTGATCCGCATTCTGCACCAGCTCTTTGCAGGCGATGAGGTCAATGTAGAGGAGGTACAGGCCGTCTTGGAAGCCTACGAGAGCGACCCCGCCGAGTGGGCGATGTATGCCAAGTTCGACCAGTACAG GTATACCCGAAATCTTGTGGATCAAGGAAATGGGAAATTCAATTTGATGATTTTATGCTGGGGTGAAGGACATGGCAG cagTATTCATGATCACACGGACTCCCACTGCTTTCTGAAGCTGTTGCAAGGAAATCTAAAGGAGACTTTATTTGCCTGGCCTGACAAAAAATCCAATGAGATGATTAAGAAGTCTGAAAGGACCTTGAGGGAAAACCAGTGTGCCTACATCAATG ATTCCATTGGCTTACATCGAGTAGAAAATATCAGCCATACAGAACCTGCCGTGAGTCTGCACTTGTACAGTCCTCCTTTTGATACGTGCCACGCCTTTGATCAAAGAACAGGACATAAAAACAAAGTCACCATGACATTCCACAGCAAATTTGGAATCAGAACTCCATTT CCAACTTCAGGTTCGCTGGAGAACAACTAA